CTCACTTTTTGAAGTTGATAAAGCAATGTATCACAAGTAAAAGTTGGGAAACATACATAATCACTTTCATTTTTCAAACCCTTAAAAAAAAATAAACGGATGATTAGGTTAAGTCATCCATTATAGTATATTACGCAACTTTTTAGTGCCTTAACTTTTAGAACTTTTATATTCGTTGCCCGCCAAAACAGGCGAAAGCAACTCCAATTCAACAATTACAAGGAGATAAGCGACAATGATGAAGCAATTACGACGCGTAGCTATACTGCTATTTTCGATCGTTTTATGCGTGTCTTTCACCAACTTCCTCAACGCCCAAAATGTTGGAAGTTTACGCGGAACCGTAAAAGATAAAGCCACCGGTGATCCGCTCGCCGGCGCAACGGTTCAACTTACCTCAAAGCTTGGAACCAAAACCACCACAGACGGAAAATTCGAAATTAATGTGATTGCCGAAGGGAATTACACGCTAAGTGTGAGATATGTTGGCTACCAAAATTATTCTCAATCCATTACAATTAAGCCCGGGGATAATACTGTAACCGTCTCCTTAAAGGAAATGGAAACCGTAGCCTCTGAAATTGTGGTCACTGCTTCTAAAGGAAGACAAGAAAAGCGTTTAGACGCGCCCGTCACAATTGAAGCTGTGAATGCTGATGCACTTCGTCAAACAGCCACAACTTCGCCACTCGGCGCAGTCGCGAAGTTAAAAGGGATTGATTTTGTCGAGCGCGGTATCAATACTGTTGATATAACTTCGCGCGGGCTAAATACCCAATTCAATACAAGAATGCTGACTCTTATCGATGGCAGATTGGCAACTTTGCCCGGTCTCGGTCTTCCGCAGTTTATGCTTGCCCCGAATCCTTCTTCGGATATTGCCAATATTGAAGTTGTTGTGGGCCCTGCGGCTGCGCTTTATGGCCCAAATGCACACGCCGGAGTTGTAAATATGATTACCAAAAACCCTTTTGATTTTGCAGGAGCTGAAGTTCGGGTAAAAGGGGGAAATCAATCGCTTTATGATGTGAATTTTAGATTCGCAGATTACATCGGAGATTTCGGGTTCAAAGTAACTGCACAGTTAATGGATGCAGAGCAATTTGCAGCCGGAAACACATTTATGTTTGTTCCACCCGGTTTCATTGGTCAAAACCAAACACTTGCGAACCCAGAAACACCAGCGGCCATTAGAACAAGCCCCTCTACCATTCAGCAATTTTTCGACTTAGGTTATGCTTTCCGCGAAAATGAATTGACCAATAACCGTGCGGGTCTAAGAAAAGTTGATGGCGGTTTGTTTTACAAGAGTGAAGCGTTTAATGCAAAACTTGCCGGAGGCTACTCTCAATCTACCGGATTTATCGGTTCAAACTTTGGTGTTCTTGAAGCCAATCAATATGTGATTAACTACCAAAATTTACAATTGAACGGCATTTTGAAAATGGGCGAAAATGATTTGAATTGGTTTGCCCAAGTTACCCGTACAGCCAATGATGCCGGAAATTCTTTTCAAATTCACGATAAAGCGGAGTGGATTGCTCGCCAAGTCATTGCCATTCGTTCAAATCCCGCAACAGCAACGCTTTCACGAGATCAAGTAATGGCATTGATAAACTATTCCGTCGTCGATAGTGGCGCCGCAACCATCGATAATTCTTCGATGCTTGATTCCGAGTTTCAACTTCGCACCAATCTTGAAGGCTTTGATATTGTCGGCGGATTTCAGTACCGTTCCTATATGCCGGAAGCGAGTTATCTCTCTAATTTTGTAGAACCCCTTCGTGGTCAAGCAGATAATGTCGTTAATTTAGACATCGATGCCACTGAAATAGGCGGTTACCTTCAGATTGATAAGAAACTCTCCGATAAATTCCGTTTCAATGTTGCAGGTCGTTTGGATAAGCACACCTATTATGATCTTCAGTTCAGCCCGAAAGTGACTTTTCTTTATACCGCTTCAACAGACCACAATATTCGAATCGGGTATAATCGCGCCTTCAAAGTTCCGGTGATTCTCGAAAATCACTTATACCTCTTTAATGGCGGTGCTCGCGGAAATGTGGGTGGCTATACTGTTGTATCCGGTGCAACCGGTTTGACACTTCAAGATGCTTTGAATAATGGCGGAACAATTTCAGCACAATATGGCGCACTTCGTCCGGAAGTTGTTAATTCAGTTGAAATCGGATACAAAGGGCTTATAGACAAAAAACTCTTCTTTGACGCGGTCGCTTATTATTCACATTATGAAAATTTTATTAGTCCCGCATTTGCCGTTTCAAATGGCGTAACCACTTTTGCCTATGACCAACGAACAGGCCGTAGAGTTGGTGTTGTTGAAGCAGCCAATGGTACCCCGTTGGCATCAGGAGTCCCGGGGTCACTGACGACTTACTTCAATTATGGCTCAGCCGATATTGCCGGCGTTGATATTGGGATTTCCTATTATTTCTCAGCAAACGTGAGCCTTGAAGTCAGCGCTTCTTTTATCACGCTTGCTGCATCAGAAAATCAATTTGAATCACAAGGTATTCCGCTTACCCTTAATGTTCCTACAACAAAGTACAAAGCCACACTTTCAATGAGAAATCAAATTGTGGATGGCACTTTCTTGAACCTGCACGGGCGTCATATTCCGGGTTATACTTTCCAAGCAGGTCGTTGGAATGGTCGTTTAAATGATCGTACAGTCGTTGATCTTACTGTAGGTTATGAATGGCGCGATGAAGGTCTCACGTTCCAAGTCGGGGTTAACAATATGTTTGATAATCAAACGCCTGATGTGTTGGGCTCGCCGATTATGCGTCGTTTCGTGATGGGGCAAATCAGCAAAACTTTTGGAAGTTTTTTTAATTAAGTTTTTTTTGATTCATAAAAAAGAGGGTGGCTTATGTCACCCTCTTTTTATTTTGGTGAATTTTGTTTTCTCTGTGATTTTGTATTTAAACTGAAAAAAGCCTTGGAATCAAGGCTTTTTATTGAAAGGCTTTTGAACCTTTGTCGGGGTGGCGAGACTCGAACTCACGACCTCTTCGTCCCGAACGAAGCGCGCTACCAGCTGCGCTACACCCCGTAAACAAACGGGTTGCAAACATACAATTTTTCGATAAGTTTGCAAAGGAATCAAACAATAAAAAATTCAATCATCCATTTTATTGTGCTAAGAATTATTTCAGGCGAATTCAACCGTCGTGTGATTCGGACAATTGAATCAAAAGATATGCGTCCAACGACTGACCGCGTTCGGCAATCGCTCTTTGATTTTCTATTTCATCGAATCGATTTCGAAGGAATTTCATCGCTCGATTTGTATGCAGGGAGCGGCATTTTAGGATTTGAAACATTAAGCCGAGGGGCGGAATCAGTTACATTTGTTGAGTCGAATATTCAAGTTACGAAAGCCATTGAAGCTAACTGCAAAATGCTCAAAGTTGAATCTCGTGCGATCCTATTAACGATGGATGCATTGCAGTTTCTTGATAAAAATGACCGTACTTTTGACCTGATTTTCGCTGACCCGCCCTACCGATATGAATATCATACCCAATTAATCAATCTCTTAATTTCGAAAAACCTGCTCAAGCCGGATGGTGTCTTTGTATTAGAACACCACGCTACTGCGAATTTTTCAACTTCTCCGCTATTTTGCTTAAGAAAAGAATTTGGAACGACAGTAATCAGTTTTTTTTCTGTAAATAAATCAATTTTTGAATGAAACGCGCAATTTA
This DNA window, taken from Chloroherpetonaceae bacterium, encodes the following:
- the rsmD gene encoding 16S rRNA (guanine(966)-N(2))-methyltransferase RsmD yields the protein MLRIISGEFNRRVIRTIESKDMRPTTDRVRQSLFDFLFHRIDFEGISSLDLYAGSGILGFETLSRGAESVTFVESNIQVTKAIEANCKMLKVESRAILLTMDALQFLDKNDRTFDLIFADPPYRYEYHTQLINLLISKNLLKPDGVFVLEHHATANFSTSPLFCLRKEFGTTVISFFSVNKSIFE
- a CDS encoding TonB-dependent receptor: MMKQLRRVAILLFSIVLCVSFTNFLNAQNVGSLRGTVKDKATGDPLAGATVQLTSKLGTKTTTDGKFEINVIAEGNYTLSVRYVGYQNYSQSITIKPGDNTVTVSLKEMETVASEIVVTASKGRQEKRLDAPVTIEAVNADALRQTATTSPLGAVAKLKGIDFVERGINTVDITSRGLNTQFNTRMLTLIDGRLATLPGLGLPQFMLAPNPSSDIANIEVVVGPAAALYGPNAHAGVVNMITKNPFDFAGAEVRVKGGNQSLYDVNFRFADYIGDFGFKVTAQLMDAEQFAAGNTFMFVPPGFIGQNQTLANPETPAAIRTSPSTIQQFFDLGYAFRENELTNNRAGLRKVDGGLFYKSEAFNAKLAGGYSQSTGFIGSNFGVLEANQYVINYQNLQLNGILKMGENDLNWFAQVTRTANDAGNSFQIHDKAEWIARQVIAIRSNPATATLSRDQVMALINYSVVDSGAATIDNSSMLDSEFQLRTNLEGFDIVGGFQYRSYMPEASYLSNFVEPLRGQADNVVNLDIDATEIGGYLQIDKKLSDKFRFNVAGRLDKHTYYDLQFSPKVTFLYTASTDHNIRIGYNRAFKVPVILENHLYLFNGGARGNVGGYTVVSGATGLTLQDALNNGGTISAQYGALRPEVVNSVEIGYKGLIDKKLFFDAVAYYSHYENFISPAFAVSNGVTTFAYDQRTGRRVGVVEAANGTPLASGVPGSLTTYFNYGSADIAGVDIGISYYFSANVSLEVSASFITLAASENQFESQGIPLTLNVPTTKYKATLSMRNQIVDGTFLNLHGRHIPGYTFQAGRWNGRLNDRTVVDLTVGYEWRDEGLTFQVGVNNMFDNQTPDVLGSPIMRRFVMGQISKTFGSFFN